From Ptychodera flava strain L36383 chromosome 9, AS_Pfla_20210202, whole genome shotgun sequence:
CTACGATAAGAGGTCTATGCTTTGGGCAATGGACATGTAGATGACAAAATGTGATGCATCAACAATGACTGTCAAATAGTCAAATTAAATCTTGGCACTTCCATGATTTTATACCTAAAACCTAAAATCTATCACCACTAGCTAACAAATTACTTGCGCATACAAGGTATGAAGGTGACATTATTGTATCAATCCTCATTTTGACCTAAATCTGTCTAGAGCAGTGAgacagttaaccctttgagtgtcaaaggaaatttttgtaaacttataaaatatgaccaaaacaatgttttcaggtccaaacattttgttctgatttttcccaaaattttgaccaaaaactggaGTTTATAATAAGTACTGTCCAACTGTTCCacatttttcaaaagatttacagaaaaattcataaaaattggtaaaatatgtCACTATAACTTTGTTAGGaataattacagcactcaaagggttaagaataCATTGAGATATATCCACAAAAAGCTAGACATCCAAGAGAAAGGCTACGTAAAAGCAAAGATAAAATAATTGCACATTACTGCTCCATCCTAATTTCAAGTACAGTATTCCGTTTGGTGTCCGCTGTAATTAGGACAACAGTATATAAATGGCAGGATCTCAACAAATTACACATACCCCACCTTGTACCCATGCACTGCACAGGTGAATTCCTACTGCTCTAAAAGATGGAAGGTGGATTTTATGAACACAAGAATGCCATCAAACAAATTAACCCCTGCGTTAAGATTGGAATGCCCATCAcaggtttttgaaaaacttttaaacattctTAAACATCCTTAAATTGAACTTTGTTGAATTAACGTTACActataatataaataatcatcTAAAAGAATTAGAAAGGTGTAGGAAGTGAGATTGAAAAgcaccaattttttttatttgaaacccAATGAATTATACTTTCAATGTGttacatgtatacacatatGTACCTGTGTCTCAAGAAGgcataattatgtaaatttctgTTTTAGAAAGGCATTTTGGAATTAAACTAGTCTACGAAACATGATTTTTAAGTGATCGTTGGAATCTACAAATTCAAGTTGAAGGATACAATGTTGTCATGAGCAGGATGTTATGTGGCCCCTGGTTAGCCGGAGTCAATGTACAGAGTTGATACATTTCACTTCACTACTTTAATCAATGTAGTGTGATATATTAGTGTACATTTGAATTGGAATTACAGCTTTCAAAGAGGTCATTTTCCTGTATTCCAAATCATCagtttacaatatttatttatgcatgtatGAAGAAAACAATAATACTGTCATGAAGAGTtcaatttgtttacatttggtaATATTATGTTTGATGACATCCTTGGATGGGACATATACTATACTGCATACATATACTatactacatacatactgtattgCATATAAAATGTGAACCTTGATGGAAAAGTGATTCATCCACTGACTGAAACCCTTTGTTGTACAAAAATACCAGTTTCTTTCATGTGTGGCCGGCTAACATCCTGTTTTACCTTACTGACATACCTATTTCTGGACTGCTACTCAAATTATCACATGATTCAATATTATTCTTTCATTTGGCTGACATTTCAATTGGCAGATTCataaaattttctgtttcaGGTCACTTTAATACTATCGAACTGTTGAGGAATACAGATATATAACCACAAAAGCTGATGACTGTGGTTGAATACAGTGGAATGCCGTCAGATGTTTGGCATGTCGTATTACCACCGAGAGAATGGCTGCCACTTGCCTCATGACAACTGCTCCCAGCAAAAAGCCGTCATTCAAACACATATTCATTCACTGGTcgttaaaatatttacatgggACAAACTGTCTACTTACGTAGAACCACCAGGGTAACTCCCAAACTTCAGAAAAGGGAACATTTCTGTCTCTGGAGGTGTCACAGGATGCCAGGAGGAAAACCGACTGACCTCATCCCACCGCTCTATTATTATTGTAATTATGCATGATATTATGCCGGCACAcactgatgatgtcatagataCTGCCTCTTGCTGGCGGAATTCCATAACAAGGCATCTGTGACAGTATCCACTTTCACCAGTAATTACTACAACTTGGCCAgctgtttgcttttttgttttttatgtcttCATGCATACAGTgcttattcatttatttttcattcattcattcaagtATTCTGTTGCAAGCACATGCTTTTTAAATCTTTAACTTAAATTTGTTTGTATTATAATCAGATAAGCTTATTTAACAAGATGGAGTGGCTCAGTTCAGAATGCATCTGAATTTGAAGTGACATACTGTAAGTTgatacatttgtatattttgcagGCAAACTTATTTTTCCATTATCAGAAGACACTGCTTTGATGACTATGATTATAATATATTAAGGTAATTGAGCGATGTGTAGATCTGTAGGAAATTGCAATCAAACACTTtcgaatttttttataattaaaataaatatggtATTTAAATCCTCTTGGttattcaaaatatggcttCTTGTATCTTCTAAGTTCTAGTTCAATTTTGCTTTTGCCACCTTTTACTTAAATTTCGatcagaaacatatttttttcagcttAAAGAAAGCACTTTGGAAATCTAGAAACTTGCCCGGTATTTtctattaatattcaaaattaataCCAAAAATTTCAATGTGCTTCTTTCTTATAACAATACCGGAAAAAAAACCACGAAAATCAAGCTATCACTGCAAGGGGCAATGAATGTCCTTATGCGGCCTCAAATTTATTCCTTGTTCGCCTTCAAATCAACATAAGTACAAATTGCTGTTTGAAATCTCAGAGAAAACCTGTAATTTAGCAAAAAAACGGATTTTTCAATGTTCAAGATATTTACCACATTGACGAAACAAACTTTCATAAAGtagataaaactttgaaaggtGTTTAGGAAGTATCGCTTGATAACGTTTCCTTACAAATGTCTTCATCATATGAAATTCTCGAATTTCTTCGACTCTGTGGCAGGTGAGATCACGAGAAGGAACTAAACTTGAAATTTGGAACACGGTTCCAAAGCATTTCCCGGCCCGAATTATAATGTTAGGACTACTCCAACAGCTAAAATATGATAAACTCACCTTATATTTCAGCTTCTACGAATTTGCGTTTGGCTTTTCCCCCGTTTCTCAGTGTCTTGAGGTGCGATGCAGGTAAGCCACCGCACCGCGTACCGCACGCTGCAGCTGTAACGATCGCCCACGACCAACGTAACACACCTGAGGAGACGAGATGTTGTTGTCGCGACGACAAAACACACCGGTAAACCGAAACAAACTCACGTCATCTGTAACCTTGTCGATCAAGGGTAtccgaaataaaatatgtcCACACTTTTAGCCCTCTGCTGCTAAAATGATGATGTTTTCTCGAAGTTTTCCGGTAAGAAGAGAGAAGACATTATATTGACAAGAAGAACACGGGCTTTCGGTCAGCCATTTTGGGATCTAAGAAATATTCTCACTTGGTCAAGGGTAaactttccttgaaaatattctttaaaattTATGATCGTTTGATGATAATTGAACTTCAAAATCGTATATATACTTTAATGACAGTGATTTTATAGGTAATTAATATATATTAAAGTCTATATGATACAGATATTACAAATATAATATTGGTGATAACTTACGCATAGGAACGAGGTTAATTGACGTCACCAACTTCTTTGGCACAACCATTTTAAAGATAGGGTGAACAATGTCCCTGCGGACTCATAAACAGCAACattaacacatacatacactgtaACGTATCAGTACTGTATCAGAACTGCTAGAACAGCTAGAGTTCATTTACCTTATTTTCACAATTACCTGATATTTAATCGCTATTTCATTCCCATACTGTATCATTTGCCAAAAGCAGGTGAGAGGGGCTGAAAAACCGCTTACGTTCATTTATCTATGGTGTTATTAAAgtttaattgaatttttttcactggTACCGAGTCATTACTGTCAAAGTTGAATTTTGTCCGTGCATGGAGCTCGGAATAGAACGGCTCCCAAAGCCTATATTTGTGTACAAAATGGTACAGCCCTCTTTGGTCACCTGATCTGCTGACCTCTGACCAAAAAGGCTCAGCTGTATGTTGGAGATCGAGCAGTCGACATGGCAGCTCCGGCCAGCAGTCTTCGTTACAGGGATAAAGTTGCAATAGTAACTGGAGGATCGAAGGGAATCGGAGAAGGGGTCGTCAGAGTCTTTGGTAAGTGAACCTTGGTAAGTCAAATTctcaaaaattgcaacaaaaatgcaacatatCCGTATACTGTCTTTGTAAATTGTAGCGGTCATGAACtagattttttcattgtttttgtcttcTCGGTAAATGAAACGTGCTTTGACGCACATAATATGTGAAATACTGAGTATATACGCAAGTCGGCAACATAACAACTGCACATATAAACACAGTTCTATTTCGCAAACTCACGAACCAGGACAAAGTTCACGAAAATCATTTATAGATTTCCGAAACATATCATTTGTCCCTGGCCATAATTGCGCTATGACCTCCTTTGTCCACGACATTACAAATACGCCCCCTATAACTAAGGTCAGCTGTCATCCCTATTCTGTGCCTGCGTCAGATGGTCACACAACAATGATACCAACAAACGAGAGTTTTGGATCAACTGCTACGCAATGAAAGATCAAGTCGTCGAAAACGTCAAAACTTAGTTTCAATTCAAGAGAAAATCGAACAACAAAATCGACGGATACAATGAGATTCCAACCAATAAGTATCGTAGGCATGATTGATTAGTTTGAAAACAATTCGATATGCCATAGGAGTACATGGATTGGATAGGCATTCGTGTATTGTGTGCAATGTCATGTGACGTGACAATGGCTAGAGCATATAATTGAACATAGGTGTGGTTGCACTTGCAGCTGTGCCCTGTTGTTGCAGTTAGAATATTTCATTGACTTCCAACTTCAATCTATGTTCCAGTCCTTTATAAAGACAGACAAAGATCAACACTTTCACCCCTTCCCATCCTTTCTCTTGGAACGGCCTTCACGTGGCTTTTTAGTCCAAGATTTCTGATGAAAGCATTTTCAGAAGGGACGTTTTACTTCATCCTAAATTATCCAAATTTTACCAGCAATTACTTTCACACAATCATCGCCATGCtatgtttaagcaataaagcacaccaaaCGAAGCTACatgtataccacaagattttgaccagttcatgacatatatgcacaagcgatagcgagtgcatatatgaagtgaactggtcaaaatcaagtggtataccatcgctgggtgtgatttattgctattatatcataacagtatattgagattctggcgtggaacgtcataagCGGATTTTTGCACAAGCTAAGAGCTCGCGCATATGCCACttgtggtatatcgccaatataccacggttcttttcccttcttgaccaatcagatcgcagtatgTGCACCATCAATATAACTGGCACAAGTATGATATAATAAAcgatatacaatgtcattcaacACTGAAAACAAACAGTGTGGACTATTTTAATTGCACTTGAATGTTATTCAAacataattaattttcattacCTCTCGTCTCCTATGACACCtgtaacaaaataaacaattataGTTCAGCTGTTAAGATTTTGGTTGTGTTTGCTGGTTTAGTGCCTTGGGTTGGGTAATCTTATTGTTTGACATTTGATTAACCTCAAAACTTACTTTCAATAGACACAGCCAAATCAGCAAGTTGTATGAAATGTGATGCATAACTAAGTCAACCACATGTTTGGAAATTTGATACATAAAAGGAGTCACTGGACTCAAAATATGCTGATTTCCAAAGGAATAACAGTTACaaagaatgttttgtttccCTTTAAAAAGCTGGTTGTTGCCTGACCTTTTAGAAAGAAGGCTTTTACAACAAAGCTAACCCAAATATACTCTTTCCTCTCTTTTTCTCCACATCAATAGTTCAGAATGGTGCAAAAGTTGTGTTTTGTGCAAGAGGAGGTAAGGTAATCTATGCTTTCTCAGTGAATAAATTGATACTTTAAGGCACCAATGAAAGATGACATGAATGCCCTTAATCAACCTTTGTGTTAGGAAATAGAATATGTATGCTTCATGAATGGAGGTAACCTTGGATTCAAGGGGTCGTGTCAATGAAAGTTCGTGTATTGCCCATACAAGATGCTCTATTTATGATACAATCAGCAACACTGGCCACATATTCAGCACGGAAAGAGTTTATCAACCTAGCCTAACAATCATTCATTATATGAATAcctttgaatttctaatatatgGTTATTTAAAAGataccaggatttatgtccAAGTTCATCATACAGTGGAGATATTGTCCAAGATGCAGTAAGCATCGAAGACAATACTAAAGCTTACAATGTATTAGGACATAAATCGCAGTACTTATCACATGAACTTTATCATTTTACAACTTTTATAGTCTAGGTTTACCAGAAAAGTCAAAATTATAGCATTTTGAGAATGCCTTGTCATACACTGTGTGTCACGATTGCGAACAGACTAAGATCTCATTCAGCACATCTGCTAAGTGTACAGAACAAATATTTAACCTACACAGTGCAATGCACATGCTAGAAAAGTagttcagcagcataatttcacacaAATTCACAGATTTTGGACTGACCATTATGCACTGTGTGATGCAAGATGTTAGATGTAATTTTTTGAGAAGAATCTGAAATCTTGTCTTGTTttcactgtgttgacaaaaagttgTTATCAGGTCAAAAGTCAAAACGCATTCGATACATCTACTCAGTCTCTCCAATAAAGGAGGGAATGTGATCTACTTTCTCTTTCCCATACAATCAAATATGTATTGCCAGTTAAGTGTACAAAATCCATGGAAAGTAATATTTTCTGACAAGCCAAAAACTAAAATTCTTAAGTTTTGGTCAGAATGGATTGTCTGCAGAAGTAATCTGATTGAGACCATCAGTATAAAAATCATTTCAGTTGTGACATATCTTGATAGAATGACCAAGTAAATGTTACTgataaataattatttttttccaagtgCCTCATGCAATGGTAGACTTTGCGTGTTGATAAATTGtcgaatatttcatttttgttgaaagttgATGAAGGAAAGAAGCTGGAATCAGAGGTCAATGCTGCTGGACCTGGAGAGAGTTTCTTTATTCCGTGTGATGTCTCCAAAGAGGACGAGATTAAAGTGAGATATATCAGTATTTTTGTCTTCCTTGTAGTGCTATTGTGTACCAGCTGTGAAGCTGATGCTTTTGtgtcatttgatatttttgaagatGTTTACAGAAATATTATCCTACATGTGCCCATTGCATGCAAATAAAGTAAATCCGTTTGAACAAGGATCTTGTGTGTAGTACCCAGTGGCTTTCTGTGCATCACTTTGTGGACGTAGCCAATTTAGAAAGTTGTACAGCTCAAGTAATTTAAGATTGCTATTGACAGTCTTTGAAGTGAATATTTTAGAGGCAAAGAAAGAGTTTGGATttatcatttcaaatatttactgCCTGCATAGACATTTCTTGCTGATTTCATCATTTTGCAAGTTTTcaatccattgttattttggCTAGAAGTATGAACAAGATCTCCAAGTATTGGCAAGTagaaacatgttttgaaaatcaCCTGTTATCTGTCTCTGATACACAGGCAAAACAGTGCTAGGTACAATAGATCTTTAGATCACTCATTCCTATTCTATTCCTATTCCTATCTAGAATGTTGTTGTGAAAACAATAGAGAAATATGGACGGCTTGATTGTTTAGTAAACAACGCTGGCATGCGTAAGTACACAATAATTTTAGTGTGCTAGGTCTTTGGCAATTCAATAACAGATTTGTCTTTATGTAGAATATGCCTTAGAGACAGATATCTAGACTCtctaatttttacaatactccTTTCGTCTACTGCttgcgggggctcattttgaagctctagGATTGAGAACAAgtgtttgaatattgaaaattgtattttcccccacagagttaatacaggaatggcggccattttcataATACACTTTTCgataaatgttgggtaatttgtttctcttgtatcaaaatttgtgcgtgacccttgattttcattcttgattttggaagagaatggttgaaagtttcattggaaaagtttgtgcaaaatttaaTTCTTTGCTATCGAGGCGCATACATGTACCACCTTATTTGTATTGAAATGGGAAATTATGTTTTCATTGCACTATTTGAGGAGGTTATAGCAACACTTCTGCACTTCTCAGGCTCTGGCACCAGATTTACTTGTAGTTTTCTATTATTCAGGATCTACAAGTATGCAAATACAAGTATAGGCTTAAGCTGATCAATCTCTTCCTGTTGACAAAAAGTTCAAAAGAGATTGGATAGAAATGTGTCAGTGGCCAGAGTAAGTCAAGAAATAGTCATCCTTGTAACTTAGACCAGTTCAAAattatacatgtaatttgttcTATAGATCCACCGGAAGAGGAAATAGATGACATAACAGCAGACCATTTCAGAAATCTCTTCAATTTGAATCTCATTAACTACTTCCTGTTCAGCAAGGTAAGTCTGAAATGCTGTCAAATTTTCATGGAACCAACTACATGCAGTATAGAAATGGACCActtcaaccacagtccctccacccgaTGTGAAgttcaaccacagtccctccacccaatGTCAGGTTCAACCACAGTCCGTCCACCCAATGTCAGGTtcagccacagtccctccacccaatGTCAGGTtcagccacagtccctccacccaatGTCAGGTTCAACCACAGTCCCGCCGCCAAATGTGAGGTtcagccacagtccctccacccaatGTCAGgttcaaccacagtccctccacccaatGTCAGGTtcagccacagtccctccacccaatGTCAGGTTCAGCCACAGTCCGTCCACCCAATGTCAGGTtcagccacagtccctctacccaATGTCAGgttcaaccacagtccctccaccaaatgTGAGGTTCAACTAAGGAAGGTATGAAATGTGGATGTCCAGTTCGACACTGTGACTCTCACATAGTTTTAAATAGCATGCTGTAGTTGTACAACCTACCACcagctttttaaaaattttgttctCTTCTCTTCAATGTACCTGTATATCTGACATTCATTAGCAAAGTAAAAGCCAAGTTGATTGTTTTGCCCCTGGCATGCTTGATATAACAAGACAATAAGATGAACTCTGTTTTTGAAGGCATGTCACTTAAATGACAGGGATTTAaattaaacaatcagaaatgaTTACGACATTGGTAAGTCAGCATTGATGAGAAACCAacagttttattttgtatgggGGATTTTTCATTGCTATTCAGCAACAATGACAAAATCACTTTGGGCAGTTTAAtgctttttatcacaactggaagttgtgatatagaggtggtttcaaccggtgtttgatgtcgtccatttccgtaaacgacaaaaagtcaaaaactgctgaacagactgcgttgatatttgataccgatacatagactggttccaaggttccaattccgaaaaatggagccaaacggagtgccggttagatagttttgggaaatttctaacccccctttttatctaattgattttaggggtctttcatatatgtagttttggaatgtacaccaatcctgcattgtggactgttttatgagttgttgaacagaaatgaggttttgatgaatgttagaaatatgcaggatggctgattcaaagtataagagatttctatggtcttttgggcatcaaaagcattaaaaaaacatatttcatagtttagattctcacttttgagatgaccttaggcatttgttaagtaaacatccttgagtcaatatacagactttgacattccagagattaagtatccacaacctcacatgttacagtctttcactacaatggtatggcccaaacccatcgttatcaatggagagtgtggacctgtctacagaaattggggtgaacaggttagacaatgacgttacaagttgtaggttagttatcaaggtagcaccagcatagagtcctgagcatctgtccatgtgttctcacagcaaattacagggaaaaaaattatttgagaagtttctctcctttaaatagaagtatattacaatttaaacctgtcatggatagattgctctcaaatgatctgaaacacagttattgcccattagcaacaaatctatagcaagatttatgtaaagttaatgaacttacacaaggtattagacaaaagatgaccatgactttgctacttttcaacatttatttcaatcagatttccccagcttagtgtataattttgtaatcttaattactgtcaacttagctttactaattattcatacctcattattcttacactactgttataccttatataaccacaaaatttcaagagatgcatatatgattgtcacttaacgaacaatttacaaatatgtcttctgctttttctccatatacatataccgttacatgtctcttttctcataaaaatgagcttaaaagtgcaatgtgaaaaatagtctttcagctatatgttgctcattgacttcgtggtctgtctaattcacagtgagtgtggttgttgataaatgccgataatactaggcggtcataatgtccaagcgccattggcggtatttttaacataatgaccataggtcattatcacatctggaagttgtgatatagggttaacttcaaccggtggtggacagtgtccattttccgtaaacgacaaaaagtcaaaaaccgctgaacagactgcattgatatttggtagagatattcagactaattccaaggttccgattccgaaaatggagccaaacggagcagcagttagatagttttgggaaatttctaaccccccctttaactaattgattttaggggtctttcatatatgtagttttggaatgtacaccaatcctgcattgtgaactatttaatgagttgtggaacagaaatgaggttttgatgaatgttacaaatatgcaggatggcttattcaaagtatcagagattttcatgcacttttggtgataaaattgataaaaaacaacatatttaatgttttagatctctcacatttgttatgacccttaacattacagacttgatgataTAACccgctgctggacctgtttactggcgcattgatttgaagacaaagatcgttttattttgtaataaggacgtgtgatttcgtaaaacatagtctattagcctggaaatgtgatttttgcgaatattgcttaccccactgacaaacagtgtggtttgaaaatggctggaattcgctacttcgggactttgttttctgtgtgcatttactgacaaactccaaacccgcagcacctacccattcagtatttcatgtacaggtgtacccagagatagagtagtttcacaatgtgccagttgtgatcaagtgccattggcgctatttttacagACTTGTGAGATGCAGTACTTTTGGTGAAAATTGTTTGGTCCTTCTTGTGAGAATTGTCTTTGCAACAATGAAGAAAAATGATAGTAGTTGCCCTTCTTGATTATAATGTTTATGATGCATTGTTTACCTACAGTACTCTCTGCCACATTTACGGAAAACAAGTGGTAACATAATAAATATGTCAAGTCTTGTGGCAAAGATTGGCCAACTGCATGCTGTTCCTTATGTCACAACAAAGGTAGGTTCCTTCCTTTAATAAATGTACACAGGGTTTTGATAGACAGGCCTATAGGTTTGCTTGACCGTCCATGGCTTTGGCACATGTGTAGTATTCTTTCGATGTTCAGATCAACTCATGTAACAGTCTAGCACTAATTATACAGATCATATTACTTTGCTGTGTTATAATAAATGATTAAAGTAAGAGGTATAAAGGAAACTGATTTTGTACCACTAAAGTGTGGTACTGTAGCATTTTCAAGCTGCAGTATATAATGAGGACCTATAGCCTACCTTTATAGTGCTGTATACTTTATTTTTCTATCCAAAATTCCATTACAATACACAAACCTACCAAACcagtaaaatgtcaaattcattGGCAGAATGGGTGCTTGAACTTGGACCAGTAGATTTGCTTCTCCCAGCATTTAGGTTCCACTTATTCCACTAAGGTATTCTTCAATGGACAGGTGTATAACACTGTTTATGCAGTACTTGTTAATATGCTTTTAAATTCCAAGAGATGCTTTGAACAAGTAAT
This genomic window contains:
- the LOC139141017 gene encoding 17-beta-hydroxysteroid dehydrogenase 14-like — translated: MAAPASSLRYRDKVAIVTGGSKGIGEGVVRVFVQNGAKVVFCARGVDEGKKLESEVNAAGPGESFFIPCDVSKEDEIKNVVVKTIEKYGRLDCLVNNAGMHPPEEEIDDITADHFRNLFNLNLINYFLFSKYSLPHLRKTSGNIINMSSLVAKIGQLHAVPYVTTKGAIDAFTRALAIDEAKHGVRVNSVSPGNIMTPMWQQLADASGNPEAMIQGGADAQLNGRFGTLEEAGQMCLFLAAEGTFCTGNDLLLSGGAELNYGCKNQLKERTNIYE